A DNA window from Amycolatopsis sp. DSM 110486 contains the following coding sequences:
- a CDS encoding TetR/AcrR family transcriptional regulator: protein MTGRTSRSGTGPGPREILEAAALAFTRTGYEATTIDGIAELLGATKGRVYHYYRTKADIFLDVVQTGMEEMIAGVAPIAATTDISSADRLWRMVHHHAGLMMTRNSFQRVAVQAVEMHRLQENQAHREAYQKVIALRDEYEQMFADVIDEGKREGLFRDVDPRLATKPALGALNWISLWYDPERGDYASVQRVANEYADFIVNGLRRSRT, encoded by the coding sequence ATGACCGGCAGGACGTCCCGATCCGGGACCGGGCCGGGGCCCCGGGAGATCCTCGAGGCCGCGGCGCTCGCCTTCACCCGGACCGGGTACGAGGCGACCACGATCGACGGCATCGCCGAGCTGCTCGGCGCGACCAAGGGCCGCGTCTACCACTACTACCGCACCAAAGCGGACATCTTCCTCGACGTGGTCCAGACCGGCATGGAGGAGATGATCGCCGGGGTGGCGCCCATCGCGGCGACCACGGACATCTCGAGCGCCGACCGGCTGTGGCGCATGGTGCACCACCACGCCGGGCTGATGATGACCCGCAACTCGTTCCAGCGGGTGGCCGTGCAGGCGGTGGAGATGCACCGCCTGCAGGAGAACCAGGCTCACCGCGAGGCGTACCAGAAGGTGATCGCCCTGCGGGACGAGTACGAGCAGATGTTCGCCGACGTGATCGACGAGGGCAAGCGCGAAGGCCTGTTCCGCGACGTCGATCCCCGGCTGGCCACGAAGCCGGCGCTGGGTGCCCTCAACTGGATCAGCCTCTGGTACGACCCCGAGCGCGGGGACTACGCATCCGTGCAGCGGGTGGCCAACGAGTACGCCGACTTCATCGTCAACGGCCTGCGCAGGAGCAGAACATGA
- a CDS encoding phenylacetate--CoA ligase family protein codes for MTSPTTVRPYSDRYWSEVETWPLEQLRELQLAALRKQLEYVGAHSDFYRAKWRELGFEPGDVRTLEDLRRLPVVTKADYVADLDSAAPWGTNVTADPRDVRRVHFSSGTTGRPTPVCWSAADLTRWADLYARTGYAQGVRDHDVYQCLFGYAWFVGGLGATAGYERLGATVLPGGSSETERQIETMFRYGTTAISGTPSFILHLAEAAEAKGTPLTGSAVSRIQVGGEPGACVPATRAHIERRWGAKCFDGYGSLEFQPIAWECEEQAGGHLVEDFAYAEIVDPETHEPVPDGTPGALVLTHLDKQATPLVRWWTGDIVVRDNARCGCGRTHGRLAGGVVGRADDMLVVRGVNLFPSAVEQVVRRTAGTTGEYLIVLDEDVTDPATGYLTGIKLRVEVEQGVPEDFGSRLAAAVRAELTVRCVAEPVPEGTLPRSTHKTKRVVRAG; via the coding sequence ATGACTTCTCCGACCACCGTCCGCCCGTACTCCGACCGCTACTGGAGCGAGGTCGAGACCTGGCCCCTGGAGCAGCTCCGCGAACTGCAGCTGGCCGCGCTGCGCAAGCAGCTCGAGTACGTGGGGGCGCACAGCGACTTCTACCGCGCGAAGTGGCGCGAGCTCGGGTTCGAACCGGGCGACGTGCGCACGCTCGAGGACCTGCGGCGGTTGCCGGTGGTCACGAAGGCGGACTACGTCGCCGACCTCGACTCCGCGGCGCCGTGGGGCACCAACGTGACGGCCGATCCGCGCGACGTGCGCCGGGTGCACTTCTCCTCCGGCACCACCGGCAGGCCGACCCCGGTGTGCTGGTCGGCGGCGGACCTCACGAGGTGGGCCGACCTCTACGCGCGCACCGGGTACGCGCAGGGCGTGCGCGACCACGACGTGTACCAGTGCCTGTTCGGCTATGCGTGGTTCGTCGGCGGTCTGGGCGCGACGGCAGGCTACGAGCGGCTCGGGGCGACGGTGCTGCCTGGCGGGTCGAGCGAGACCGAGCGGCAGATCGAGACGATGTTTCGCTACGGCACCACGGCGATCAGCGGCACACCGTCGTTCATCCTGCACCTGGCGGAGGCCGCGGAGGCCAAGGGCACACCGCTGACGGGCTCGGCCGTGAGCCGCATCCAGGTCGGTGGCGAGCCCGGCGCCTGCGTGCCCGCGACCCGTGCGCACATCGAACGCAGGTGGGGCGCCAAGTGCTTCGACGGCTACGGCAGCCTCGAGTTCCAGCCGATCGCGTGGGAGTGCGAGGAACAGGCGGGCGGGCATCTCGTCGAGGACTTCGCGTACGCGGAGATCGTGGACCCCGAGACGCACGAGCCGGTGCCGGACGGCACGCCCGGCGCGCTCGTGCTCACGCACCTCGACAAGCAGGCCACGCCGCTGGTGCGGTGGTGGACGGGCGACATCGTGGTGCGCGACAACGCGCGCTGCGGCTGCGGGCGCACCCACGGGCGGCTGGCCGGCGGAGTGGTCGGCCGGGCCGACGACATGCTCGTGGTACGCGGCGTGAACCTCTTCCCGAGTGCCGTCGAGCAGGTGGTGCGGCGGACCGCGGGCACCACGGGGGAGTACCTGATCGTGCTCGACGAGGACGTCACCGACCCCGCCACCGGGTACCTGACCGGCATCAAGCTGCGGGTCGAGGTCGAGCAGGGCGTGCCCGAGGACTTCGGCTCCCGGCTCGCCGCGGCGGTGCGTGCGGAGCTGACCGTGCGCTGCGTCGCCGAGCCGGTGCCCGAAGGCACCTTGCCGCGCAGCACGCACAAGACCAAGCGGGTGGTGCGCGCCGGCTGA
- a CDS encoding thiolase family protein — protein MSREVFLVGGVRTPNGRYGGALRDVRTVELGGIAGAAALERAGVPADAVDEAVVSNCRQAGNGPNPGRQVALRAGVAQRVPAQTINMACASGLKTVQLAHQSVLGGSADVALAIAVESMSTMPFIAPYTLRWEGTRRGDITLADGWRDGGTDPICGMNMGQTAEKVSREFGISRAAQDEWSARSHERVMRAWDEGRFEGQVVAVESENGSLATDETYRRDTSLERLAKLRASFEQDGTVTAGNSSQMADGAAGIVVASGDAVERHGLKPRARILSFAAVGVDPSMMGVGPTAAIPAALASAGLSTSDIDLFEINEAFAAQIVQNVRELKLDEDRVNVNGGGIALGHPTGQSGLRLVVTLLSELERRGARLGVASLCVGGGMGVAAVIEAVAA, from the coding sequence ATGAGCAGGGAAGTGTTTCTGGTGGGGGGCGTCCGCACACCGAACGGGCGCTACGGCGGTGCGTTGCGCGACGTGCGCACGGTCGAGCTCGGCGGTATCGCGGGCGCGGCGGCGCTGGAGCGGGCCGGGGTGCCGGCCGACGCCGTCGACGAAGCGGTGGTGAGCAACTGCCGGCAGGCGGGCAACGGTCCCAACCCGGGCCGCCAGGTCGCGCTGCGCGCCGGGGTGGCGCAGCGGGTGCCGGCGCAGACCATCAACATGGCGTGCGCTTCGGGCCTGAAGACCGTGCAGCTGGCCCACCAGTCGGTGCTCGGGGGTAGCGCCGACGTGGCGCTCGCGATCGCGGTCGAGAGCATGAGCACGATGCCGTTCATCGCGCCGTACACGCTGCGCTGGGAGGGCACTCGCCGCGGCGACATCACGCTCGCCGACGGCTGGCGCGACGGCGGCACCGACCCGATCTGCGGCATGAACATGGGGCAGACGGCGGAAAAGGTGTCGCGCGAGTTCGGGATCTCGCGGGCCGCGCAGGACGAATGGTCGGCCCGCAGCCACGAACGTGTGATGCGGGCGTGGGACGAGGGCCGGTTCGAAGGTCAGGTCGTGGCGGTCGAGAGCGAGAACGGTTCGCTCGCCACGGACGAGACCTACCGGCGCGACACCAGCCTCGAGCGGCTCGCGAAACTGCGCGCTTCTTTCGAGCAGGACGGCACGGTGACCGCCGGCAACTCCAGCCAGATGGCCGACGGCGCCGCCGGCATCGTCGTGGCCAGTGGCGACGCAGTCGAACGGCACGGCCTGAAGCCGCGGGCGCGGATCCTGTCCTTCGCGGCCGTCGGGGTCGACCCGAGCATGATGGGCGTCGGCCCCACGGCGGCGATCCCGGCGGCGCTCGCCTCGGCCGGACTGTCCACAAGCGACATCGACCTGTTCGAGATCAACGAGGCTTTCGCCGCGCAGATCGTGCAGAACGTCCGCGAGCTCAAGCTCGACGAGGACCGGGTGAACGTCAACGGCGGTGGCATCGCGCTGGGCCACCCGACCGGGCAGAGCGGGCTGCGGCTCGTGGTGACGCTGCTGTCCGAGCTGGAGCGCCGCGGCGCGCGGCTCGGCGTGGCCAGCCTGTGCGTCGGTGGCGGGATGGGCGTCGCCGCGGTGATCGAGGCGGTGGCGGCGTGA
- a CDS encoding 3-hydroxyacyl-CoA dehydrogenase NAD-binding domain-containing protein, translating to MSDLAGLKVVVAGLGPMGRDISRVFDRAGADVRVVDVSPELTEAGLAKIRAEAESAGETVSSISGATLAEAVPDADVFLEAVVEDMGVKRVLLAEVATLGRADLLVASNTSSLSVGEMGKAFGDPARVVGMHFFNPATKMRLVEVIVGGGTSEAVAEQARGLAEALGKTAVVCRDSPNFIVNRVCRPLYYEAQLLVTQGVPAGVVDAAASGGLGHPMGPLTLLDFTGLHTHLGSSETALREFGDPRYRPIPLARSLVRSGFTGRAAGRGFYDYATEKPRAAIAHLRREAGSEGADVRLVSAGPDAGGLPATAGSRTITVYHCHSRPGEGDVAAVRELAAAGEVVVDSSDGHWLDVLPAGVGWLRLHRAPAGDVFAEVVRDDVAKVAPTPAVTAVVDAVGAASVEVPALPGLVVDRLACSMVNEAAGLVEEGTASAGDVDVALTLGMNHPRGPFETLQLAGAPAVYEALRSMADLTGDPRYRPAQLLRRQAAGARQ from the coding sequence GTGAGTGATCTCGCCGGGCTGAAGGTCGTCGTCGCGGGCCTCGGGCCGATGGGCCGCGACATCAGCCGCGTCTTCGACCGCGCCGGGGCGGACGTGCGCGTGGTCGACGTCTCGCCGGAGCTGACCGAGGCAGGGCTGGCGAAGATCCGGGCCGAAGCCGAGTCCGCGGGCGAAACCGTGTCGTCGATCTCGGGCGCCACGCTCGCCGAGGCGGTGCCGGACGCGGACGTGTTCCTCGAGGCGGTCGTGGAGGACATGGGCGTGAAGCGGGTGCTGCTCGCCGAAGTCGCCACGCTCGGGCGCGCCGACCTGCTGGTCGCGTCGAACACGTCCTCGCTGTCCGTGGGGGAGATGGGCAAGGCGTTCGGTGACCCGGCTCGGGTCGTCGGCATGCACTTCTTCAACCCCGCCACCAAGATGCGGCTCGTCGAGGTGATCGTGGGCGGCGGGACGAGCGAGGCCGTGGCCGAGCAGGCCCGCGGGCTGGCCGAAGCGCTCGGCAAGACCGCGGTGGTGTGCCGGGACTCGCCGAACTTCATCGTCAACCGCGTGTGCCGGCCCCTGTACTACGAAGCGCAGCTGCTCGTCACGCAAGGCGTGCCGGCGGGTGTGGTGGACGCCGCCGCGTCCGGAGGTCTCGGCCACCCGATGGGACCGTTGACGCTGCTGGACTTCACCGGCCTGCACACGCACCTCGGCTCGTCCGAGACGGCGCTGCGCGAGTTCGGCGACCCCCGCTACCGGCCGATCCCGCTGGCCCGGTCCTTGGTGCGCAGCGGCTTCACCGGCCGAGCGGCCGGCCGCGGCTTCTACGACTACGCAACGGAAAAACCGCGGGCCGCGATCGCTCACCTGCGGCGCGAGGCCGGCTCCGAGGGTGCGGACGTGCGGCTCGTCAGCGCGGGCCCGGACGCCGGCGGCCTGCCGGCGACGGCGGGCTCCCGGACGATCACGGTGTACCACTGCCACAGCCGGCCGGGTGAGGGCGACGTCGCCGCCGTGCGGGAGCTGGCCGCGGCGGGCGAGGTGGTGGTGGACAGCTCCGACGGACACTGGCTCGACGTGCTGCCCGCCGGCGTCGGCTGGCTGCGCCTGCACCGCGCACCCGCCGGTGACGTGTTCGCCGAGGTGGTGCGCGACGACGTCGCGAAGGTGGCGCCGACCCCGGCGGTCACCGCCGTTGTGGACGCCGTCGGCGCGGCCTCGGTCGAAGTCCCGGCCCTGCCGGGGCTCGTGGTCGACCGGCTGGCCTGCTCCATGGTCAACGAGGCGGCCGGGCTGGTCGAGGAAGGAACCGCGTCGGCCGGAGACGTCGACGTGGCCCTGACCCTCGGCATGAACCACCCGCGCGGCCCGTTCGAGACACTGCAGCTCGCCGGCGCGCCCGCGGTGTACGAGGCGCTGCGGTCGATGGCCGACCTCACGGGCGATCCGCGCTACCGGCCGGCGCAGTTGCTGCGGCGGCAGGCGGCGGGAGCGCGGCAGTGA
- a CDS encoding CaiB/BaiF CoA-transferase family protein — MSTPQPLRGRRVIDLSQYIAGAVCGQVLADYGADVVKVEPPGGDPSRELAGSRFGSSYFRAYNTGKSSVALDLRDPADRLRLDELLAGADAVVLNFGRRTRERLRLDAASLHAQHPGLVVTVVSAYGADDPRTCFDSIAQAVSGFAVLNADEDGRPSIAAGYPTDVFSGLHAATATAMALLDQQRAPALEIDVPMIEVAMASLAGPASLLAADDAAFTAGQGNRDAATAPSNVYSCRDGFCYVYAGLDKHWALLRPLLGTAAGPDATARQRLADRARFDAAVEDWTLRHTVAEVCERMQELGIPAGPVRDPVGALTATTAERPGAVVAREAGGEAVPQYPVSFSGHRPRRRPAPARPEHATANPKETAR; from the coding sequence GTGAGTACGCCGCAGCCCTTGCGTGGCCGTCGGGTGATCGACCTGAGCCAGTACATCGCCGGCGCGGTGTGCGGGCAGGTGCTCGCCGACTACGGCGCCGACGTCGTCAAGGTCGAGCCACCCGGCGGCGACCCGTCGCGGGAGCTGGCGGGCAGCCGCTTCGGCAGCAGCTACTTCCGCGCCTACAACACGGGGAAGTCGTCCGTCGCGCTCGACCTGCGCGACCCGGCGGACCGGCTTCGCCTCGACGAACTGCTCGCCGGTGCCGACGCCGTGGTGCTCAACTTCGGCCGCCGCACCCGGGAACGGCTGCGGCTCGACGCCGCGTCGCTGCACGCGCAGCACCCCGGTCTCGTCGTGACCGTGGTCAGTGCCTACGGCGCCGACGACCCGCGCACGTGCTTCGACTCGATCGCCCAGGCGGTGAGCGGGTTCGCCGTGCTGAACGCCGATGAGGACGGCCGCCCGAGCATCGCGGCCGGCTACCCGACCGACGTGTTCAGCGGCCTGCACGCCGCCACGGCGACCGCGATGGCCCTCCTCGACCAGCAACGCGCACCGGCGCTGGAGATCGATGTGCCGATGATCGAGGTCGCGATGGCCTCGCTCGCCGGCCCGGCATCGCTGCTCGCCGCCGACGACGCCGCTTTCACCGCGGGGCAGGGCAACCGCGACGCCGCCACGGCACCGTCGAATGTGTACTCCTGCCGCGACGGCTTCTGCTACGTCTACGCCGGGCTGGACAAACACTGGGCGCTGCTGCGGCCGCTTCTCGGCACAGCGGCCGGCCCGGACGCCACCGCGCGGCAGCGGCTGGCCGACCGCGCCCGGTTTGACGCCGCCGTCGAAGACTGGACCCTTCGGCACACCGTCGCCGAGGTCTGCGAACGGATGCAGGAGCTCGGCATCCCGGCCGGGCCCGTGCGCGACCCCGTCGGGGCGCTGACCGCGACCACGGCCGAGCGGCCGGGCGCGGTCGTCGCCCGCGAAGCCGGCGGTGAGGCCGTGCCGCAGTACCCCGTCTCGTTCTCCGGGCACCGGCCGCGCCGCCGGCCCGCCCCCGCGCGTCCCGAGCACGCCACCGCGAATCCCAAGGAGACAGCGCGATGA
- a CDS encoding SDR family NAD(P)-dependent oxidoreductase yields the protein MTAATTEPRVLASGTLDGLSALVTGAGSGIGRAVTQRLVQLGAHVTGLGRHEDSLKETGDLLDGPGGYDHRVCDVRDTEAAAAALVEVGESRGLGLLVNNAGGQFFAKALDISVNGWNSVLDLNLTSIFHLTKAAHPYLARTRGSVVNLSLSGVERGGMGMAHSIAARAGVLGLTRTLALEWATDGIRINCVGPGTVLTHALNDEASEHVLGNLVHKATPMQQPTPTADVAELVAFLASPAGALMTGQLLQIDGGAHLGAGLHMLPEAYR from the coding sequence ATGACAGCAGCCACCACCGAACCCCGGGTCCTGGCGAGCGGCACGCTCGACGGCCTGTCCGCGCTGGTCACCGGGGCCGGCAGCGGGATCGGCCGGGCCGTCACGCAGCGGCTCGTGCAGCTCGGCGCCCACGTCACCGGGCTCGGGCGCCACGAGGACTCGCTCAAGGAGACCGGCGATCTGCTCGACGGCCCGGGCGGCTACGACCACCGCGTGTGCGACGTCCGCGACACGGAAGCCGCCGCGGCGGCGCTCGTCGAGGTCGGCGAGAGCCGCGGGCTCGGCCTGCTGGTGAACAACGCCGGCGGCCAGTTCTTCGCCAAGGCGCTGGACATCTCGGTCAACGGGTGGAACTCCGTGCTGGACCTCAACCTCACGAGCATCTTCCACCTGACCAAGGCGGCGCACCCGTATCTGGCGCGCACGCGGGGCAGCGTCGTGAACCTCTCACTGTCCGGTGTGGAGCGTGGCGGGATGGGCATGGCGCATTCGATCGCCGCCCGCGCGGGCGTGCTCGGCCTGACCCGCACCCTCGCGCTGGAGTGGGCCACCGACGGCATCCGCATCAACTGCGTCGGCCCGGGCACCGTCCTGACCCACGCGTTGAACGACGAGGCCAGCGAGCACGTGCTGGGCAACCTCGTGCACAAGGCCACGCCCATGCAGCAGCCGACGCCGACGGCCGACGTCGCGGAGCTCGTCGCGTTCCTCGCCAGCCCCGCCGGTGCGTTGATGACCGGCCAGCTGCTGCAGATCGACGGCGGCGCGCACCTCGGGGCGGGCCTGCACATGCTGCCGGAGGCGTACCGGTGA
- a CDS encoding CoA-transferase produces MTEPTSLAEAVRTHVRPGTRVYLGNFGAQLFSVGHELIRQGLRDLDAVIASGGLLLDQLLGAGVLRSATFGHCWSPVGPAPAWNFRRLAESGAGTVELHELSLGLFSSALTAGAHGVPFLPVTGLPGTGYTDEDWTGGLLATVDSPFGSTTVVRAERPDVAFIHVDVVDAEGNGHIRGPLGEVLLAAQAAQRVVLVAEDVVPAGEVRALGVTIPGLLVDAFARVPGAVAPDGAVGRYERDVEAYERYAAQSRTPEGFQEWLADEVLVVEEVVS; encoded by the coding sequence GTGACGGAACCGACCTCATTGGCCGAGGCCGTGCGGACCCACGTCCGTCCGGGCACGCGCGTGTATCTCGGCAACTTCGGCGCGCAGCTGTTCAGCGTCGGCCACGAGCTGATCCGCCAAGGGCTACGCGACCTCGACGCGGTGATCGCCTCGGGTGGCTTGCTGCTCGACCAGCTCCTCGGCGCGGGTGTGCTGCGCTCGGCGACGTTCGGGCATTGCTGGAGCCCCGTCGGCCCGGCCCCGGCCTGGAACTTCCGCCGGCTGGCCGAGTCGGGCGCCGGCACGGTCGAGCTGCACGAGCTGAGCCTCGGCCTGTTCAGCAGCGCGCTGACCGCCGGCGCGCACGGGGTGCCGTTCCTGCCCGTCACGGGACTGCCCGGGACCGGGTACACCGACGAGGACTGGACCGGTGGGCTGCTGGCCACTGTGGACAGTCCGTTCGGCAGCACCACGGTGGTGCGCGCCGAGCGGCCGGACGTCGCGTTCATCCACGTCGACGTGGTCGACGCCGAGGGCAACGGCCACATCCGCGGACCGCTGGGCGAGGTGCTGCTGGCCGCGCAGGCGGCACAGCGCGTGGTGCTCGTCGCCGAGGACGTCGTTCCCGCCGGGGAGGTGCGTGCGCTGGGCGTGACCATCCCGGGTCTGCTCGTGGACGCGTTCGCGCGAGTGCCCGGCGCGGTTGCGCCCGACGGCGCGGTCGGCCGCTACGAGCGGGACGTCGAGGCGTACGAGCGTTACGCCGCGCAGTCGCGGACTCCGGAGGGGTTCCAGGAGTGGCTGGCGGACGAGGTTCTCGTCGTCGAGGAGGTGGTTTCGTGA
- a CDS encoding acyl-CoA dehydrogenase family protein yields MTEDLTTDLTTLRAQVRAFAREWQEQGRFVPKCDAWLRGHDPEFSRELAARGWVGMTWPAEFGGGDRSNLARLVVTEELLRAGAPVAAHWMGDRQIGPAILRYGSPELQKTYLPLIIRGDVSFCLGMSETESGSDLASVHTVAGPVLGGWRVRGRKIWTSHAHRATHAYVLARTDASGSKHEGLSEFIVDLSSAGVDIRPIFDLRGDHHFNEVVFDDVFVPADHVLGEPGNGWQQVTEQLAFERGGMERVLSTYPLLAAVVAHTTTPAPDAAVRIGEALARLATLRQLVWRVAIAIDGGAAPVQQAAVLKDLGTLFEGDVNELARAVLEVEPDPFAEGEAGLLAQGVLAAPGFTIRGGTTEVLRTIIARSAAAAGRPADESGLRAVADDVLSGHGGDPDGSLPPVWATVSDLGWPGVGTPEELGGSGGGLAELAEFVEAAGRHTVALPLLETAWAGLVLAAAGHTVPAGPAAVVLPPSGDGLKLAGTELSGTASRVHWARAAERFVAPARDADGKQVLVVVAAGAPGVTVVPGANLAGEPRDSVRFENAAVERIGEVPESLAATGALLQAAATVGALETAVAHTVAHVTVREQFGRPLIKFQAVGATLARMESQLTLARTAVASAVAESGDLDRVAAAVVITAAAATEVARGAHQLHGAMGVTREHPLHLATRRLWSWRDEFGGERYWARLLGERLTRLGPDAVWDWVTEDLSEAEDR; encoded by the coding sequence TTGACCGAAGACCTGACGACGGATTTGACGACACTGCGGGCGCAGGTCCGCGCGTTTGCCCGGGAATGGCAGGAACAGGGTCGGTTCGTCCCGAAGTGCGACGCCTGGCTGCGCGGGCACGACCCGGAGTTCAGCCGGGAGCTGGCCGCGCGCGGCTGGGTCGGCATGACGTGGCCGGCCGAGTTCGGCGGTGGCGACCGGTCGAACCTCGCGCGGCTGGTGGTGACCGAAGAGCTGCTGCGCGCCGGCGCGCCCGTGGCCGCGCACTGGATGGGCGACCGGCAGATCGGCCCGGCCATCCTCCGTTACGGCTCACCCGAGCTGCAGAAGACCTACCTGCCGCTGATCATCCGCGGTGACGTGTCGTTCTGCCTGGGCATGAGCGAGACCGAGTCCGGCTCGGACCTCGCGTCCGTGCACACCGTGGCCGGGCCGGTGCTCGGCGGCTGGCGGGTGCGCGGCCGCAAGATCTGGACCAGCCACGCCCATCGCGCGACTCACGCGTACGTGCTCGCGCGCACCGATGCGAGCGGTTCGAAGCACGAAGGGCTCAGCGAGTTCATCGTCGACCTCTCGTCCGCGGGCGTGGACATCCGGCCGATCTTCGACCTGCGCGGCGACCACCACTTCAACGAGGTCGTGTTCGACGACGTCTTCGTGCCCGCCGACCACGTGCTCGGCGAGCCTGGGAACGGGTGGCAGCAGGTCACGGAGCAGCTCGCGTTCGAGCGCGGCGGCATGGAACGCGTGCTGAGCACCTACCCGCTGCTCGCCGCCGTCGTCGCCCACACCACGACGCCGGCCCCGGACGCGGCGGTGCGCATCGGCGAAGCACTCGCCCGGTTGGCGACGTTGCGGCAGCTCGTGTGGCGGGTGGCGATCGCCATCGACGGCGGCGCCGCGCCCGTGCAGCAGGCGGCGGTGCTGAAGGATCTCGGCACCCTCTTCGAGGGCGACGTCAACGAACTGGCCCGCGCGGTCCTCGAAGTCGAACCGGACCCCTTCGCCGAGGGTGAAGCGGGTCTGCTCGCGCAGGGCGTGCTCGCCGCACCCGGGTTCACGATCCGCGGCGGCACCACGGAAGTGCTGCGCACGATCATCGCCCGCTCAGCCGCTGCTGCGGGCCGCCCGGCCGACGAGTCGGGACTACGCGCCGTCGCCGACGACGTGCTGAGCGGCCACGGTGGTGACCCCGACGGCAGCCTGCCACCGGTGTGGGCCACCGTCAGCGACCTCGGCTGGCCCGGTGTCGGGACGCCGGAAGAACTCGGCGGGTCCGGCGGCGGCCTGGCGGAGCTGGCCGAGTTCGTCGAGGCGGCCGGCCGGCACACGGTCGCGCTGCCCCTGCTGGAAACGGCGTGGGCCGGCCTGGTGCTCGCGGCAGCCGGCCACACGGTGCCGGCAGGCCCCGCGGCCGTCGTGCTGCCCCCTTCCGGCGACGGCCTGAAGCTGGCCGGCACCGAGCTGTCGGGCACCGCGAGCCGGGTGCATTGGGCCCGCGCGGCCGAGCGGTTCGTCGCGCCGGCCCGCGACGCGGACGGGAAACAGGTGCTGGTCGTCGTCGCGGCCGGCGCACCCGGGGTGACCGTCGTACCGGGCGCGAACCTCGCCGGCGAGCCGCGTGATTCCGTGCGGTTCGAGAACGCCGCGGTCGAGCGGATCGGCGAGGTGCCGGAGTCGCTCGCCGCGACCGGCGCGCTGCTGCAGGCCGCGGCGACGGTGGGAGCGCTGGAAACGGCGGTCGCCCACACCGTGGCGCACGTGACGGTGCGCGAGCAGTTCGGCCGGCCGCTCATCAAGTTCCAGGCCGTCGGCGCGACGCTCGCGCGGATGGAGTCGCAGCTGACGCTCGCGCGCACTGCGGTCGCCTCGGCCGTCGCGGAGAGCGGCGACCTCGACCGGGTGGCGGCGGCCGTGGTGATCACGGCGGCCGCGGCCACCGAGGTCGCCCGCGGTGCGCACCAGCTGCACGGTGCCATGGGCGTGACGCGGGAGCACCCGCTGCACCTCGCCACCCGCCGGCTCTGGTCGTGGCGCGACGAGTTCGGCGGCGAGCGGTACTGGGCGCGCCTGCTCGGCGAGCGGCTCACCCGGCTCGGCCCGGACGCGGTGTGGGACTGGGTGACCGAGGACCTTTCCGAAGCGGAGGACCGATGA
- a CDS encoding enoyl-CoA hydratase yields the protein MTSKVDLENKDGRWTLTLADPDRRNCLDGQMCQDLTDAIATVAADADARALVVTGAGKAFCAGADLPAVFGETDRAIPDIRRDLHAVYDSFLRLRDLAIPTVAAVQGAAVGAGLNLALACDVRIAGPRASFAATFSRIGLHPGGGCTWFLVDVLGAQRALALLLDGGALSGEAAVGAGLALELADDPVAVAIAYADRWAAADPALVRDIKKAVGLASTGGFEATLEFESWAQASSATGPTVQAAVARFR from the coding sequence ATGACGAGCAAGGTCGACCTCGAGAACAAGGACGGGCGCTGGACGCTCACGCTCGCCGACCCCGACCGGCGCAACTGCCTCGACGGGCAGATGTGCCAGGACCTCACCGACGCGATCGCCACCGTGGCCGCCGACGCCGACGCCCGCGCGCTCGTCGTCACCGGTGCGGGCAAGGCGTTCTGCGCCGGCGCGGACCTGCCCGCGGTGTTCGGTGAGACGGACCGCGCGATCCCGGACATCCGGCGCGACCTGCACGCGGTCTACGACAGCTTCCTGCGCCTGCGCGACCTCGCGATCCCGACGGTCGCCGCGGTGCAGGGCGCCGCCGTCGGCGCCGGGCTGAACCTCGCGCTGGCGTGCGACGTCCGGATCGCCGGGCCGCGCGCGTCGTTCGCGGCGACGTTCTCCCGGATCGGCCTGCATCCGGGTGGCGGCTGCACGTGGTTCCTGGTCGACGTGCTCGGGGCGCAGCGGGCGTTGGCCTTGCTGCTCGACGGGGGAGCGCTCAGCGGTGAGGCGGCGGTGGGAGCCGGGCTCGCGCTGGAGCTGGCCGACGATCCGGTGGCCGTCGCGATCGCCTACGCGGACCGGTGGGCGGCCGCGGATCCGGCGCTGGTGCGGGACATCAAGAAGGCCGTCGGGCTCGCGTCCACGGGTGGTTTCGAGGCCACGCTGGAGTTCGAGTCCTGGGCGCAGGCTTCCTCGGCGACGGGGCCGACGGTGCAGGCGGCCGTCGCGCGGTTCCGATGA
- a CDS encoding MaoC family dehydratase, with protein sequence MSEFPLGPVQICAWADVVDDHNPLHLDPAYAATTRFGVPIVHGSLLFALACDTLQTSGSTGAVTLRFRAPVPVGSTVSITVDGPDLRLRCGDGEPVEAHVEPEATP encoded by the coding sequence ATGAGCGAATTCCCGCTCGGCCCCGTGCAGATCTGCGCGTGGGCCGACGTCGTCGACGACCACAACCCACTCCACCTCGACCCCGCCTACGCCGCGACGACCCGCTTCGGCGTCCCGATCGTGCACGGCTCCCTGCTGTTCGCGCTCGCCTGCGACACCCTGCAGACGAGCGGCAGCACGGGTGCGGTGACCCTGCGCTTCCGGGCACCGGTGCCGGTCGGCTCGACGGTCTCCATCACCGTCGACGGCCCGGACCTGCGGCTGCGCTGCGGCGACGGGGAACCGGTCGAGGCGCACGTCGAACCGGAGGCCACGCCGTGA